The following are from one region of the Vulpes vulpes isolate BD-2025 chromosome 14, VulVul3, whole genome shotgun sequence genome:
- the CSE1L gene encoding exportin-2 isoform X3 encodes MAMELSDANLQTLTEYLKKTLDPDPAIRRPAEKFLESVEGNQNYPLLLLTLLEKSQDNVIKVCASVTFKNYIKRNWRIVEDEPNKICEADRVAIKANIVHLMLSSPEQIQKQLSDAISIIGREDFPQKWPDLLTEMVNRFQSGDFHVINGVLRTAHSLFKRYRHEFKSNELWTEIKLVLDAFALPLTNLFKATIELCSTHANDASALRILFSSLILISKLFYSLNFQDLPEFFEDNMETWMNNFHTLLTLDNKLLQTDDEEEAGLLELLKSQICDNAALYAQKYDEEFQLYLPRFVTAIWNLLVTTGQEVKYDLLVSNAIQFLASVCERPHYKNLFEDQNTLTSICEKVIVPNMEFRAADEEAFEDNSEEYIRRDLEGSDIDTRRRAACDLVRGLCKFFEGPVTGIFSGYVNSMLQEYAKNPSVNWKHKDAAIYLVTSLASKAQTQKHGITQANELVNLTEFFVNHILPDLKSANVNEFPVLKADGIKYIMIFRNQVPKEHLLVSIPLLINHLQAESIVVHTYAAHALERLFTMRGPNNATLFTAAEIAPFVEILLTNLFKALTLPGSSENEYIMKAIMRSFSLLQEAIIPYIPTLISQLTQKLLAVSKNPSKPHFNHYMFEAICLSIRITCKANPAAVVNFEEALFLVFTEILQNDVQEFIPYVFQVMSLLLETHKNDIPSSYMALFPHLLQPVLWERTGNIPALVRLLQAFLERGSNTIASAAADKIPGLLGVFQKLIASKANDHQGFYLLNSIIEHMPPESVDQYRKQIFILLFQRLQNSKTTKFIKSFLVFINLYCIKYGALALQEIFDGIQPKMFGMVLEKIIIPEIQKVSGNVEKKICAVGITKLLTECPPMMDTEYTKLWTPLLQSLIGLFELPEDDTIPDEEHFIDIEDTPGYQTAFSQLAFAGKKEHDPVGQMVNNPKIHLAQSLHKLSTACPGRVPSMVSTSLNAEALQYLQGYLQAASVTLL; translated from the exons ATGGCAATGGAGCTCAGTGATGCAAATTTGCAAACACTAACAGAATACTTAAAGAAAACTCTTGATCCTGATCCTGCCATCAGACGTCCAg CTGAGAAGTTTCTTGAATCAGTAGAAGGAAATCAGAATTACCCACTATTGCTTTTAACATTGCTGGAAAAGTCCCAGGATAATGTTATCAAAGTGTGTGCCTCAGTAACATTCAAGAACTATATTAAGAGAAACTGGAGAATT GTTGAAGACGAACCAAACAAAATTTGTGAAGCTGACCGAGTAGCCATTAAAGCCAACATAGTGCACTTGATGCTTAGCAGCCCAGAGCAAATTCAGAAGCAG tTAAGTGATGCTATTAGCATTATTGGCAGAGAAGATTTCCCTCAGAAATGGCCTGACTTGTTGACAGAAATGGTGAATCGGTTTCAGAGTGGAGATTTCCATGTTATTAATGGAGTCCTTCGTACAGCacattctttatttaaaag GTATCGCCATGAATTTAAGTCAAACGAGTTGTGGACTGAAATTAAACTTGTTCTGGATGCCTTTGCTTTGCCTTTGACTAATCTGTTTAAG GCCACCATTGAACTCTGCAGTACCCATGCAAATGACGCCTCTGCCCTAAGGatccttttttcttccctgatcCTTATCTCAAAATTGTTCTACAGTTTAAACTTTCAG GACCTCCCTGAATTTTTTGAAGATAATATGGAAACTTGGATGAACAATTTTCATACCCTCTTGACATTAGATAATAAGCTTCTACAAACTGat GATGAAGAGGAAGCAGGCTTATTGGAGCTCTTAAAATCCCAGATTTGTGATAATGCTGCACTCTATGCACAGAAGTATGATGAAGAATTTCAACTGTACCTGCCGCGTTTTGTCACAGCCATCTGGAATTTACTAGTTACAACTGGTCAAGAGGTTAAATATGACTTG TTAGTAAGTAATGCAATTCAGTTTCTGGCTTCAGTTTGTGAGAGACCTCACTATAAGAATCTGTTTGAGGACCAGAACACTCTGACAAGTATCTGTGAGAAGGTTATTGTGCCTAACATGGAATTTAGAG CTGCTGATGAAGAAGCCTTTGAAGACAATTCTGAGGAGTACATAAGAAGAGATTTGGAAGGATCTG ATATTGATACTAGACGCAGGGCTGCTTGTGATCTAGTTCGAGGATTGTGCAAGTTTTTTGAGGGACCCGTGACGGGAATCTTCTCTGGTTATGTTAATTCCATGCTGCAGGAATATGCAAAAAACCCATCTGTCAACTGGAAACACAAAGATGCAGCCATTTACCTAGTGACATCTTTAGCATCAAAAGCCCAAACACAGAAG CATGGAATTACACAAGCAAATGAACTTGTAAACCTGACTGAGTTCTTTGTGAATCATATTCTTCCTGATTTAAAATCTGCTAATG tgaatGAATTCCCTGTCCTTAAAGCTGATGGTATCAAATACATTATGATTTTTAGGAATCAA GTACCAAAAGAACATCTTTTGGTCTCTATTCCTCTCTTGATTAATCATCTTCAAGCTGAAAGTATTGTTGTCCATACTTACGCAGCACATGCTCTTGAGAGGCTGTTTACCATGAGAGGGCCTAACAACGCCACTCT CTTTACAGCCGCAGAAATCGCACCGTTTGTTGAGATTCTGCTAACAAACCTTTTCAAAGCTCTCACACTTCCTGGCTcttcagaaaatgaatatattatgaaAG ctATTATGAGAAGCTTTTCCCTCCTACAAGAAGCCATAATCCCTTACATCCCCACCCTCATCTCTCAGCTTACACAGAAGCTATTAGCTGTTAGTAAG aaccCAAGCAAACCTCACTTTAATCACTACATGTTTGAAGCGATATGTTTGTCCATAAGAATAACTTGCAAAGCTAACCCTGCTGCTGTTGTAAATTTTGAGGAGGCTTTGTTTCTGGTGTTTActgaaattttacaaaatgatgTACAAG AATTTATTCCATACGTCTTTCAAGTGATGTCTTTGCTTCTggaaacacacaaaaatgatatCCCGTCGTCTTATATGGCCTTATTTCCTCATCTCCTTCAGCCAGTGCTTTGGGAAAGAACAGGAAACATCCCTGCTCTAGTGAGGCTTCTCCAAGCATTCTTAGAACGTGGTTCAAACACAATAGCAAGTGCTGCAGCTGACAAAATT CCTGGGTTATTAGGTGTCTTCCAGAAGCTAATTGCATCCAAAGCCAATGACCACCAAGGTTTTTATCTTCTAAACAGTATAATAGAGCACATGCCTCC TGAGTCAGTTGATCAGTACAGGAAGCAAATCTTCATTCTACTATTCCAAAGACTTCAGAATTCCAAAACAACAAAGTTTATCAAGA GCTTCTTAGTCTTTATTAATTTGTATTGCATAAAATATGGGGCGCTGGCACTGCAAGAAATATTTGATGGTATACAACCAaa AATGTTTGGAATGGTTTTGGAAAAAATCATTATTCCTGAAATTCAGAAAGTATCtggaaatgtagagaaaaagattTGTGCGGTTGGCATAACCAAATTACTAACAGAATGTCCTCCAATGATGGACACAGAGTATACCAAGCTGTG GACTCCTTTATTACAGTCTTTGATTGGCCTTTTTGAGTTACCTGAAGATGATACCATTCCTGATGAAGAACATTTTATTGACATAGAAGATACACCAGGGTATCAGACTGCCTTCTCACAATTGGCATTTGCTGGGAAAAAAGAGCATGATCCTGTGGGTCAAATGGTGAACAACCCCAAAATTCACCTGGCGCAGTCACTTCACAAACTGTCTACCGCTTGTCCAGGAAGG GTTCCATCAATGGTGAGCACCAGCCTCAATGCAGAAGCGCTCCAGTATCTCCAAGGATACCTTCAGGCGGCCAGTGTGACACTGCTTTGA
- the CSE1L gene encoding exportin-2 isoform X1 translates to MHLPGNGGSRSRGRRGSVVVRSMFQALAHHGAFGRTFRLLGNYQHQSFARLAPRLLGSMAMELSDANLQTLTEYLKKTLDPDPAIRRPAEKFLESVEGNQNYPLLLLTLLEKSQDNVIKVCASVTFKNYIKRNWRIVEDEPNKICEADRVAIKANIVHLMLSSPEQIQKQLSDAISIIGREDFPQKWPDLLTEMVNRFQSGDFHVINGVLRTAHSLFKRYRHEFKSNELWTEIKLVLDAFALPLTNLFKATIELCSTHANDASALRILFSSLILISKLFYSLNFQDLPEFFEDNMETWMNNFHTLLTLDNKLLQTDDEEEAGLLELLKSQICDNAALYAQKYDEEFQLYLPRFVTAIWNLLVTTGQEVKYDLLVSNAIQFLASVCERPHYKNLFEDQNTLTSICEKVIVPNMEFRAADEEAFEDNSEEYIRRDLEGSDIDTRRRAACDLVRGLCKFFEGPVTGIFSGYVNSMLQEYAKNPSVNWKHKDAAIYLVTSLASKAQTQKHGITQANELVNLTEFFVNHILPDLKSANVNEFPVLKADGIKYIMIFRNQVPKEHLLVSIPLLINHLQAESIVVHTYAAHALERLFTMRGPNNATLFTAAEIAPFVEILLTNLFKALTLPGSSENEYIMKAIMRSFSLLQEAIIPYIPTLISQLTQKLLAVSKNPSKPHFNHYMFEAICLSIRITCKANPAAVVNFEEALFLVFTEILQNDVQEFIPYVFQVMSLLLETHKNDIPSSYMALFPHLLQPVLWERTGNIPALVRLLQAFLERGSNTIASAAADKIPGLLGVFQKLIASKANDHQGFYLLNSIIEHMPPESVDQYRKQIFILLFQRLQNSKTTKFIKSFLVFINLYCIKYGALALQEIFDGIQPKMFGMVLEKIIIPEIQKVSGNVEKKICAVGITKLLTECPPMMDTEYTKLWTPLLQSLIGLFELPEDDTIPDEEHFIDIEDTPGYQTAFSQLAFAGKKEHDPVGQMVNNPKIHLAQSLHKLSTACPGRVPSMVSTSLNAEALQYLQGYLQAASVTLL, encoded by the exons ATGCACCTGCCCGGGAATGGAGGGTCTCGCTCTCGGGGGAGACGCGGGAGCGTGGTAGTGCGGAGC ATGTTCCAAGCCCTTGCCCACCATGGAGCGTTTGGACGTACCTTTCGTTTGCTTGGAAATTACCAGCATCAGAGCTTTGCGAGGCTGGCTCCCCGTCTTTTAG gttCTATGGCAATGGAGCTCAGTGATGCAAATTTGCAAACACTAACAGAATACTTAAAGAAAACTCTTGATCCTGATCCTGCCATCAGACGTCCAg CTGAGAAGTTTCTTGAATCAGTAGAAGGAAATCAGAATTACCCACTATTGCTTTTAACATTGCTGGAAAAGTCCCAGGATAATGTTATCAAAGTGTGTGCCTCAGTAACATTCAAGAACTATATTAAGAGAAACTGGAGAATT GTTGAAGACGAACCAAACAAAATTTGTGAAGCTGACCGAGTAGCCATTAAAGCCAACATAGTGCACTTGATGCTTAGCAGCCCAGAGCAAATTCAGAAGCAG tTAAGTGATGCTATTAGCATTATTGGCAGAGAAGATTTCCCTCAGAAATGGCCTGACTTGTTGACAGAAATGGTGAATCGGTTTCAGAGTGGAGATTTCCATGTTATTAATGGAGTCCTTCGTACAGCacattctttatttaaaag GTATCGCCATGAATTTAAGTCAAACGAGTTGTGGACTGAAATTAAACTTGTTCTGGATGCCTTTGCTTTGCCTTTGACTAATCTGTTTAAG GCCACCATTGAACTCTGCAGTACCCATGCAAATGACGCCTCTGCCCTAAGGatccttttttcttccctgatcCTTATCTCAAAATTGTTCTACAGTTTAAACTTTCAG GACCTCCCTGAATTTTTTGAAGATAATATGGAAACTTGGATGAACAATTTTCATACCCTCTTGACATTAGATAATAAGCTTCTACAAACTGat GATGAAGAGGAAGCAGGCTTATTGGAGCTCTTAAAATCCCAGATTTGTGATAATGCTGCACTCTATGCACAGAAGTATGATGAAGAATTTCAACTGTACCTGCCGCGTTTTGTCACAGCCATCTGGAATTTACTAGTTACAACTGGTCAAGAGGTTAAATATGACTTG TTAGTAAGTAATGCAATTCAGTTTCTGGCTTCAGTTTGTGAGAGACCTCACTATAAGAATCTGTTTGAGGACCAGAACACTCTGACAAGTATCTGTGAGAAGGTTATTGTGCCTAACATGGAATTTAGAG CTGCTGATGAAGAAGCCTTTGAAGACAATTCTGAGGAGTACATAAGAAGAGATTTGGAAGGATCTG ATATTGATACTAGACGCAGGGCTGCTTGTGATCTAGTTCGAGGATTGTGCAAGTTTTTTGAGGGACCCGTGACGGGAATCTTCTCTGGTTATGTTAATTCCATGCTGCAGGAATATGCAAAAAACCCATCTGTCAACTGGAAACACAAAGATGCAGCCATTTACCTAGTGACATCTTTAGCATCAAAAGCCCAAACACAGAAG CATGGAATTACACAAGCAAATGAACTTGTAAACCTGACTGAGTTCTTTGTGAATCATATTCTTCCTGATTTAAAATCTGCTAATG tgaatGAATTCCCTGTCCTTAAAGCTGATGGTATCAAATACATTATGATTTTTAGGAATCAA GTACCAAAAGAACATCTTTTGGTCTCTATTCCTCTCTTGATTAATCATCTTCAAGCTGAAAGTATTGTTGTCCATACTTACGCAGCACATGCTCTTGAGAGGCTGTTTACCATGAGAGGGCCTAACAACGCCACTCT CTTTACAGCCGCAGAAATCGCACCGTTTGTTGAGATTCTGCTAACAAACCTTTTCAAAGCTCTCACACTTCCTGGCTcttcagaaaatgaatatattatgaaAG ctATTATGAGAAGCTTTTCCCTCCTACAAGAAGCCATAATCCCTTACATCCCCACCCTCATCTCTCAGCTTACACAGAAGCTATTAGCTGTTAGTAAG aaccCAAGCAAACCTCACTTTAATCACTACATGTTTGAAGCGATATGTTTGTCCATAAGAATAACTTGCAAAGCTAACCCTGCTGCTGTTGTAAATTTTGAGGAGGCTTTGTTTCTGGTGTTTActgaaattttacaaaatgatgTACAAG AATTTATTCCATACGTCTTTCAAGTGATGTCTTTGCTTCTggaaacacacaaaaatgatatCCCGTCGTCTTATATGGCCTTATTTCCTCATCTCCTTCAGCCAGTGCTTTGGGAAAGAACAGGAAACATCCCTGCTCTAGTGAGGCTTCTCCAAGCATTCTTAGAACGTGGTTCAAACACAATAGCAAGTGCTGCAGCTGACAAAATT CCTGGGTTATTAGGTGTCTTCCAGAAGCTAATTGCATCCAAAGCCAATGACCACCAAGGTTTTTATCTTCTAAACAGTATAATAGAGCACATGCCTCC TGAGTCAGTTGATCAGTACAGGAAGCAAATCTTCATTCTACTATTCCAAAGACTTCAGAATTCCAAAACAACAAAGTTTATCAAGA GCTTCTTAGTCTTTATTAATTTGTATTGCATAAAATATGGGGCGCTGGCACTGCAAGAAATATTTGATGGTATACAACCAaa AATGTTTGGAATGGTTTTGGAAAAAATCATTATTCCTGAAATTCAGAAAGTATCtggaaatgtagagaaaaagattTGTGCGGTTGGCATAACCAAATTACTAACAGAATGTCCTCCAATGATGGACACAGAGTATACCAAGCTGTG GACTCCTTTATTACAGTCTTTGATTGGCCTTTTTGAGTTACCTGAAGATGATACCATTCCTGATGAAGAACATTTTATTGACATAGAAGATACACCAGGGTATCAGACTGCCTTCTCACAATTGGCATTTGCTGGGAAAAAAGAGCATGATCCTGTGGGTCAAATGGTGAACAACCCCAAAATTCACCTGGCGCAGTCACTTCACAAACTGTCTACCGCTTGTCCAGGAAGG GTTCCATCAATGGTGAGCACCAGCCTCAATGCAGAAGCGCTCCAGTATCTCCAAGGATACCTTCAGGCGGCCAGTGTGACACTGCTTTGA
- the CSE1L gene encoding exportin-2 isoform X2: MIYCGSMAMELSDANLQTLTEYLKKTLDPDPAIRRPAEKFLESVEGNQNYPLLLLTLLEKSQDNVIKVCASVTFKNYIKRNWRIVEDEPNKICEADRVAIKANIVHLMLSSPEQIQKQLSDAISIIGREDFPQKWPDLLTEMVNRFQSGDFHVINGVLRTAHSLFKRYRHEFKSNELWTEIKLVLDAFALPLTNLFKATIELCSTHANDASALRILFSSLILISKLFYSLNFQDLPEFFEDNMETWMNNFHTLLTLDNKLLQTDDEEEAGLLELLKSQICDNAALYAQKYDEEFQLYLPRFVTAIWNLLVTTGQEVKYDLLVSNAIQFLASVCERPHYKNLFEDQNTLTSICEKVIVPNMEFRAADEEAFEDNSEEYIRRDLEGSDIDTRRRAACDLVRGLCKFFEGPVTGIFSGYVNSMLQEYAKNPSVNWKHKDAAIYLVTSLASKAQTQKHGITQANELVNLTEFFVNHILPDLKSANVNEFPVLKADGIKYIMIFRNQVPKEHLLVSIPLLINHLQAESIVVHTYAAHALERLFTMRGPNNATLFTAAEIAPFVEILLTNLFKALTLPGSSENEYIMKAIMRSFSLLQEAIIPYIPTLISQLTQKLLAVSKNPSKPHFNHYMFEAICLSIRITCKANPAAVVNFEEALFLVFTEILQNDVQEFIPYVFQVMSLLLETHKNDIPSSYMALFPHLLQPVLWERTGNIPALVRLLQAFLERGSNTIASAAADKIPGLLGVFQKLIASKANDHQGFYLLNSIIEHMPPESVDQYRKQIFILLFQRLQNSKTTKFIKSFLVFINLYCIKYGALALQEIFDGIQPKMFGMVLEKIIIPEIQKVSGNVEKKICAVGITKLLTECPPMMDTEYTKLWTPLLQSLIGLFELPEDDTIPDEEHFIDIEDTPGYQTAFSQLAFAGKKEHDPVGQMVNNPKIHLAQSLHKLSTACPGRVPSMVSTSLNAEALQYLQGYLQAASVTLL; this comes from the exons ATGATTTATTGTg gttCTATGGCAATGGAGCTCAGTGATGCAAATTTGCAAACACTAACAGAATACTTAAAGAAAACTCTTGATCCTGATCCTGCCATCAGACGTCCAg CTGAGAAGTTTCTTGAATCAGTAGAAGGAAATCAGAATTACCCACTATTGCTTTTAACATTGCTGGAAAAGTCCCAGGATAATGTTATCAAAGTGTGTGCCTCAGTAACATTCAAGAACTATATTAAGAGAAACTGGAGAATT GTTGAAGACGAACCAAACAAAATTTGTGAAGCTGACCGAGTAGCCATTAAAGCCAACATAGTGCACTTGATGCTTAGCAGCCCAGAGCAAATTCAGAAGCAG tTAAGTGATGCTATTAGCATTATTGGCAGAGAAGATTTCCCTCAGAAATGGCCTGACTTGTTGACAGAAATGGTGAATCGGTTTCAGAGTGGAGATTTCCATGTTATTAATGGAGTCCTTCGTACAGCacattctttatttaaaag GTATCGCCATGAATTTAAGTCAAACGAGTTGTGGACTGAAATTAAACTTGTTCTGGATGCCTTTGCTTTGCCTTTGACTAATCTGTTTAAG GCCACCATTGAACTCTGCAGTACCCATGCAAATGACGCCTCTGCCCTAAGGatccttttttcttccctgatcCTTATCTCAAAATTGTTCTACAGTTTAAACTTTCAG GACCTCCCTGAATTTTTTGAAGATAATATGGAAACTTGGATGAACAATTTTCATACCCTCTTGACATTAGATAATAAGCTTCTACAAACTGat GATGAAGAGGAAGCAGGCTTATTGGAGCTCTTAAAATCCCAGATTTGTGATAATGCTGCACTCTATGCACAGAAGTATGATGAAGAATTTCAACTGTACCTGCCGCGTTTTGTCACAGCCATCTGGAATTTACTAGTTACAACTGGTCAAGAGGTTAAATATGACTTG TTAGTAAGTAATGCAATTCAGTTTCTGGCTTCAGTTTGTGAGAGACCTCACTATAAGAATCTGTTTGAGGACCAGAACACTCTGACAAGTATCTGTGAGAAGGTTATTGTGCCTAACATGGAATTTAGAG CTGCTGATGAAGAAGCCTTTGAAGACAATTCTGAGGAGTACATAAGAAGAGATTTGGAAGGATCTG ATATTGATACTAGACGCAGGGCTGCTTGTGATCTAGTTCGAGGATTGTGCAAGTTTTTTGAGGGACCCGTGACGGGAATCTTCTCTGGTTATGTTAATTCCATGCTGCAGGAATATGCAAAAAACCCATCTGTCAACTGGAAACACAAAGATGCAGCCATTTACCTAGTGACATCTTTAGCATCAAAAGCCCAAACACAGAAG CATGGAATTACACAAGCAAATGAACTTGTAAACCTGACTGAGTTCTTTGTGAATCATATTCTTCCTGATTTAAAATCTGCTAATG tgaatGAATTCCCTGTCCTTAAAGCTGATGGTATCAAATACATTATGATTTTTAGGAATCAA GTACCAAAAGAACATCTTTTGGTCTCTATTCCTCTCTTGATTAATCATCTTCAAGCTGAAAGTATTGTTGTCCATACTTACGCAGCACATGCTCTTGAGAGGCTGTTTACCATGAGAGGGCCTAACAACGCCACTCT CTTTACAGCCGCAGAAATCGCACCGTTTGTTGAGATTCTGCTAACAAACCTTTTCAAAGCTCTCACACTTCCTGGCTcttcagaaaatgaatatattatgaaAG ctATTATGAGAAGCTTTTCCCTCCTACAAGAAGCCATAATCCCTTACATCCCCACCCTCATCTCTCAGCTTACACAGAAGCTATTAGCTGTTAGTAAG aaccCAAGCAAACCTCACTTTAATCACTACATGTTTGAAGCGATATGTTTGTCCATAAGAATAACTTGCAAAGCTAACCCTGCTGCTGTTGTAAATTTTGAGGAGGCTTTGTTTCTGGTGTTTActgaaattttacaaaatgatgTACAAG AATTTATTCCATACGTCTTTCAAGTGATGTCTTTGCTTCTggaaacacacaaaaatgatatCCCGTCGTCTTATATGGCCTTATTTCCTCATCTCCTTCAGCCAGTGCTTTGGGAAAGAACAGGAAACATCCCTGCTCTAGTGAGGCTTCTCCAAGCATTCTTAGAACGTGGTTCAAACACAATAGCAAGTGCTGCAGCTGACAAAATT CCTGGGTTATTAGGTGTCTTCCAGAAGCTAATTGCATCCAAAGCCAATGACCACCAAGGTTTTTATCTTCTAAACAGTATAATAGAGCACATGCCTCC TGAGTCAGTTGATCAGTACAGGAAGCAAATCTTCATTCTACTATTCCAAAGACTTCAGAATTCCAAAACAACAAAGTTTATCAAGA GCTTCTTAGTCTTTATTAATTTGTATTGCATAAAATATGGGGCGCTGGCACTGCAAGAAATATTTGATGGTATACAACCAaa AATGTTTGGAATGGTTTTGGAAAAAATCATTATTCCTGAAATTCAGAAAGTATCtggaaatgtagagaaaaagattTGTGCGGTTGGCATAACCAAATTACTAACAGAATGTCCTCCAATGATGGACACAGAGTATACCAAGCTGTG GACTCCTTTATTACAGTCTTTGATTGGCCTTTTTGAGTTACCTGAAGATGATACCATTCCTGATGAAGAACATTTTATTGACATAGAAGATACACCAGGGTATCAGACTGCCTTCTCACAATTGGCATTTGCTGGGAAAAAAGAGCATGATCCTGTGGGTCAAATGGTGAACAACCCCAAAATTCACCTGGCGCAGTCACTTCACAAACTGTCTACCGCTTGTCCAGGAAGG GTTCCATCAATGGTGAGCACCAGCCTCAATGCAGAAGCGCTCCAGTATCTCCAAGGATACCTTCAGGCGGCCAGTGTGACACTGCTTTGA